In Paracoccus contaminans, the genomic stretch TGGATGGGCGCGAAGCGACGCAGCCCCGGCGCACCGGGCTGCGGCATGCCGATCATATAGGGAAGGCTGCGAGCATGCCCACCGTGGTGGGATGTCGCAGCCTGTGCGGGGCACGGGCAGGCGGATGGTCAGCGCGGCGGCACGCGGCGCAGGCCGGCCGGCCGGCCGATCCCCCGCCGGGAAGGCCGGGCGCCGATCCTGCGGCCCAGCCGCAAGGCCATGGCGCCCGGCACCGCTGTCACTCGCCTCCGCCAAGGCCGTGGACATAGGCGGCAACGGACCGGATGTCGGCCTCGCTCAGCCGGCCCGACCAGGCGGGCATCACGCCGTAAGGCCCGTCATGGACGATCCGCCGGATCGTCGCGGGGTCGGGCGCGCCGTCGCGGGTATAAAGCCATACCGCATCGGTCAGGTTGGGCGCGCCCTGCGCCCGATCGCCTGTGCCGTTCTCTCCGTGGCAGGCGGTGCAGTTTTCGGCAAAGATTGCCTGACCGGCCTGCGCCTTGGCAGCGTCATGGGGCAGCTTGCCCAGCAACATGACATAGTTCACGACCTGGTCGATCTGGCCCTCGTCCAGCAGCCCGTCGGCGCCGAACTTGGGCATTTCGGAAAAGCGCGTCTCGGGATCATCCGGGCTGCGGATGCCGTGTAGCAGGGTGGTATGGATATCCTCGATGGTGCCGCCCCACAGCCAGTCGTCATCGACCAGCGTGGGATAGCCGCTGGCGCCCGCGCCCCCGGCCTGGTGGCACTGAACGCACCATGTGTTGAAGATGGCCCTGCCGGCATTTTCGGTATAGCTGGCCAGCTGGGGATCATCCTTGATGCTGTCCAGACCGACCGAGACCAGCTTTTCCCGGATCGGCCCGTTCGCTTCGTCAAAGCGCCGGATATCGGCGGCCACCTGATCGCGCGGGGTCCAGCCTAGGAAACCCTGGGTGGAATCGCGGATCAGCGGGATCGCGGGATAGGCCAGCACATAGCCCAGCGCCCAGACGATGGTGGCATAAAAGGTCCACAGCCACCAGCGCGGCAGGGGATTGTCATATTCCTCGATCCCGTCCCAGTTGTGCCCGGTCGAGCGCGCCTCGGTCACCATGCGGCTGCCGCCGCGCCGCTGGCCGCCGCGCCCGCGGCCCGCCCCGCCCGTCCCCCGCTTGGGGCCGGTGATCTCGTCCGAGGCGTTGCGCAGGATCTGCTCGGCGTTCTCGGCATCGGCGGCCCGGCGGCCGACCTCGACCCGGTTTTCGGGATTGGCGGGGCTTTCATGCGGATCGTCGGGATCGACGCCCATGTTCTGGGCGACCTGCCGTTCGCGCGGGGTGGGGGTCGGCATCTCGTCAGTAGGATCGGCCATCACTCGACCTCCTTGGTATCGGGCGCCGCAGGCGGGGCGGGCGCCGGTCGCGTCTCGTTGCGGAAAATGCTTTCAGCGGCGTCCTGCTGGAACCGGCGCGATCCGGGGCGGAAGGCGAACAGGACCACCCCCACGAAGATCAGCGTCAGCAGCAGCAGAACCCAGCTGTCGGCGAGGTGGCGCAGCAGGGAATAGCGGTCCATGGCCGCGCCGTCAGCGATGCTGGTCCGGCTGGAAGGTCGAAAAATCGACCATCGTCCCCAGCACCTGCAGATAGGCGATCAGGGCGTCCATCTCGGACACGCCGGCCTGCCGGTCGAAGTTGCGCTGCTGCGCGCCCGGATAGCGTTCCTGCAGGCCCGAGGCGTCGGCATCCGGGTCGGCCTGGGCCAGCCAGTCGGCCCGCGCCTGCGCCAGGTCTTCATCGGTATAGGGCGTGCCGACACCCCGCTCGGCGCGCAGGCGCTGGTCGATATGGGTCGGCTCGATCAGGCGCTGGCGCAAGAAGCCATAGGCCGGCATGATCGATTCCGGCACGACCGCCTGGGGCCGCGTCAGGTGGTCGATATGCCATTCATCCGAATAGCGCCCGCCCACGCGCGCCAGATCAGGCCCGGTGCGCTTGGACCCCCACTGGAAGGGATGGTCATACATCGATTCCGCGGCAAGGCTGTAATGGCCATAGCGCTCGACCTCGTCGCGCATCGGACGGATCATCTGGCTGTGGCAGACATAGCAGCCCTCGCGGACATAGATGTCGCGGCCCGTCAGCTCCAGCGGGGTATAGGGGCGCACCCCTTCCACCTTCTCGATGGTGTTCTGCAGGTAGAACAGCGGGGCGATCTCAATGATGCCGCCGATGGTCACGACGAGGAATGAAAAGACCAGCAGAAGCGTGGCGTTCTTTTCAAGGATCTTGTGGTGTTCAAGAATGGCCATGACCTGTCCTCACTCGGCCGGAACGGCGATGCGGGTCTGCGCAACGCGGGGCTGGCGGGCGACTGTCGCCCACAGGTTATAGCACATGACCATCCCGCCCAGCAGGTAGAACACCCCGCCCAGCGTGCGCACCACCAGCATCGGATATTTGGCGGCCACGGTGTCGGCAAAGGCGTTGACCAGAAAGCCCTGGGCGTCCACCTCGCGCCACATCAGCCCTTCCATGATGCCCGAGACCCACATCGACGAGGCGTAGAGCACCAGCCCGATCGTGGCGAGCCAGAAGTGCCAGCTGACGAGGCCGAGCGAATAGAGCCGCTCGCGCCCCCAAAGCCGCGGGGTCAGGTAATAGAGCGCGCCGAAGGTGATCATCCCGTTCCAGCCCAGCGCCCCGGAATGGACGTGGCCGATGGTCCAGTCGGTATAGTGCGACAGCGAGTTGACCGTCTTGATCGACATCATCGGCCCCTCGAAGGTGGCCATGCCGTAAAAACCGACCGCAACGACCATCATGCGGATGACCGGATCGGTGCGCAGCTTGTCCCAGGCGCCCGACAGCGTCATCAGCCCGTTGATCATCCCGCCCCAGGACGGCATCCACAGCATGATCGAGAACACCATGCCCAGCGTCGAGGCCCATTGCGGCAGGGCCGTGTAATGCAGGTGGTGCGGACCGGCCCAGATATACATGAAGATCAGCGCCCAGAAGTGGATGATCGACAGCTTGTAGCTGTAGACCGGCCGCTCGGCCTGCTTGGGGATGAAGTAGTACATCATCCCCAGGAACCCCGAGGTCAGGAAGAAGCCGACGGCGTTGTGGCCGTACCACCACTGCACCATCGCGTCCTGCACGCCCGAGAACAGCTGCACCGATTTAGACCCGAAGATGCTGACCGGCAGGGCGAGGTTGTTGAGGATGTGCAGCATCGCGATGGTCACGATGAAGGACAGATAGAACCAGTTGGCGACATAGATGTGCGGCTCGCGCCGCTTCATCACGGTGCCCAGATAGACCAGCAGATAGGCGACCCAGACGATGGTCAGCCAGATGTCCACATACCATTCCGGCTCGGCATATTCCTTGGAATTGGTGGCGCCGAGGATATAGCCGCTGGCCGCCAGGACGATGAACAGGTTGTATCCCCAGAACACGAACCACGACAGGTTCCCGCCCCACAGCCGCGTCGCGCAGGACCGCTGCACGACATAGAAGGATGTGCAGATCAGCGCGTTGCCGCCGAATGCGAAGATCACCGCCGAGGTGTGCAGCGGGCGCAGCTTGCCGAAATTCGTGAAGCCCTGCATCGCGTCGGAAAAGTTCAGCATGGGCCAGGCCAGCTGCGCCGCGATGACGACCCCGACCAGAAAGCCGACCACGCCCCAGAAGCAGGTGGCGATCACCCCGGCGCGGATCACGCCGTCCTGATATTCGCCCGCCTCGCCCGCGCGCAGGGCGGCGCGTTCGGGATCGTCCATGCGGCGCAGTTGCCACATGAAGGTCAGCCCCGCGGCCAGCATGACCGTCAGGGCATTCACCATGTAGGCCAGATCATGCGCATAGTTGGCGGCAATCGCGGATAGCACCGCGATGACGCCAAGCACGATCAGCGTGATGACATCCAGCATCGTCGTCTTGTCCTTGTCCTTGCGCCGCACCCTTGCGCCACGCCCCGGTCCCGGCACAGGCGTTGCGCGCCCGACCCCGGCTTGCCATGTCTCCTATGGATGCAGCGTTGCCCGAACATTGATCTGGGTCAACAATTCCCGCGGCATCTGCGCTAATATGTCCCAGGCAAAGGCATGGGGGGCACGCATATGGCCTACAAGACAATCCTGACTATCCTCACGCAGGCCGGGCAGACCGCCCAGCTTGACGCCGCCGCGGCCCTCGCGCGGTCCGAGGACGCCCATCTCGAGGCGTTCTGCATCGGGGTCGATCATACCCAGACGGGCTATTACTATGCGGGCGCCTCGGCCTATGTGTTCCAGGACGCCATCGACCGCGCGCTCGAGGCGGCCGAGGCGCTGCAGGGCGAAACCCGCGCCCGGCTTGAACAGCAGGGCGCGCGCTGGTCGGTCGAGGGCGCCGTCGCCCAGATCGGCGGCCTGGCGGCGCTGGTCGCGCGCGAGGCGCGCTTTGCCGACCTGGTGGTGCTGGGGCAGCCCCATGGCGACAAGGCCGCGGCAAGCGCCGATACCGTGCTGGAAGCGGCGCTGTTCGACGGCAACGCCCCGGTGCTTGTCCTCCCGCACCCGGCGGGCGCGGCGGGCGGCGGAGACGCTGCGCCGGACTGGACGCCCCGGCGGCGGGTGATGATCGCCTGGAACCAGTCGGACGAGGCGCTGGCCGCCGTGCGCCGGGCCATGCCGATCCTGAAGGCGGCCGAACAGGTCGAGGTGGTGGTCGTCGATCCATCGCCCCGCTCGGTCGAGGGGTCCAGTCCGGGGGCCGCGCTCTGCCGGATGCTGACCCGCCATGGCGTGCGGGCCGAGGTCGTGGTGCTGGCCCGCACCCTGCCCGCCATATCCGAGGTCCTGAACCAGCGCGCGGCCGATACGGGGGCCGACCTGATCGTGATGGGCGCCTACAGCCATTCGCGCCTGCGCGAGGCGATCATGGGCGGGGCGACGCGCCACATGCTCGAACGCGCCGCGGTGCCGCTGTTCATGGCGCGCTGAGCCGGCGCTCAGCCCGGCAGGCCGCCATCGGCGTCATCGCCGCTTTCGGTCACGAGCCGCCGGAAATCGGGCACGATCACCCGGCGCGTGCCCTCAAGCACGATCACGCCCTCGCGCCGCAGGGCCGATATCTGGCGGCTGACCGTTTCCAGCGTCAGCCCCAGGTAATCGGCGATCGCCTCGCGCGTCAAAGGCAGGTCGATCACGATCGGCCCTGCCCCCGTTGCCTGCCCCAGCATCGCCGCACGGCGGACCAGAACCGCCAGGAACGAGGCGATCCGTTCGCGCGCCGACTTGCGGCCCAGCAGCAGCAGCCAGTCGCGCGCCGCATCCAGATCGTCCAGTGTCATTTCCAGCAGCCGCGCCGAAACCCGCGGACGTGAGCGCAGCAGCTCCTCGAACGGGCGGCGGCGGAAACAGCACAGCAGCAGGTCCGACAGCGCGGTGACATCATAGGGCGACGAATCCCGCCCCGGCCGACCCAGGAAATCCGAAGGCAGCAGCATGCCGACCATCTGCGTGCGACCATCCTCGAGCGTCTGTGTCAGGCCCGCCACGCCCGACACGACCGAGCCCACGAAATCCATCCGCTCGCCCGCATGGGCAACCATCTGGCCCGGCTCGAAGCGGCGGTAGTATTTGGCAAGCTCAAGCTCGTGCAGATCGTCGGCCTCGCAGGCTGCGCAGACGGCGCGATGCCGGATCAGGCAGGCACCGCACGGAACCTGCTGAATAAGGGCGGCCTCGGCCGCTGAAATCTTGACCTGTGTCAATGCATGCCCGTACGCTGATCCTGTCTGATTAGAGGCATGGAACCGGAATCGCAACTGACCCGGCTGGGGCTGTTTGACGCGCGCGTGCCGCGCTATACGTCCTATCCGACCGCGCCGCATTTCACCCCGTCGGTTGGGGCGGCGGATTTTGCCGGCTGGGTGGGGGCGACCGCTGCGGGCAGCACCCTGTCGCTTTACATCCATGTCCCCTTCTGCCGGCGGCTGTGCTGGTTCTGCGCCTGCCGCACGCAGGGCACGCAATCGGATGCCCCCGTGCGCGCCTATGCCGAGGTGCTGGAACAGGAGCTGGCCCTTCTCAAGGCGGCGCTGCCCGAAGGGATGACCTTGTCGCGCCTGCACTGGGGGGGCGGCACGCCCACGCTGATGCCGCCCGATGTGATGACGCGCCTGGCGGGGGCGGTGTTCTCGGCCTTTCCGCTTGCCCCGGACGCCGAGTTTTCCGTCGAGATCGACCCGGGCGAGATCGACGAGGCGCGTCTTGACGCCCTGGCTGCGGCGGGTATGACCCGCGCCTCGATCGGGGTGCAGGATTTCGACCCTGAAATCCAGGCCGCCATCGGGCGCGAGCAGGGCTGGGATCTGACGGCGCGGGCTGTGCGGATGATCCGGGCGCGCGGGATCGCCAGTCTCAACGCCGACATCCTCTATGGCCTGCCCCACCAGACTTCGCACCGGATCGCCGATTCCATCCACAAGCTGCTGGCCCTGTCGCCAGACCGCATCGCCCTCTACGGCTATGCCCATGTGCCCTGGATGGCCAAGCGCCAGGTGATGATCCCCGAAGGGGCGCTGCCCGGCCCGCAGGAACGGCTGCGCCTGTTCGAGACGGCGCGCAGGCTGCTGGTCGCCGACGGCTATGACGAGATCGGCATCGACCATTTCGCCCGGCCCGGCGACGGGCTGGCGGCGGCGCAGAAGGCAGGCCGCCTGCGCCGCAATTTCCAGGGCTACACCGATGATCAGGCCCGCACGCTGATCGGCCTCGGCGCCTCGTCGATCTCGCGCTTTCCGCAAGGATATGCGCAGAACGCCCCGGCCACGGGCGCCTATGTCAAGGCGATCCGCGAGGGCCGTTTCGCCACCGAGCGCGGGCATGCCTTCTGTGCCGAGGACATCTGGCGCGCCCGCATGATCGAGGCGCTGATGTGCGATTTCCGCATCGACGCGGCCGAGTTCGCGCGCGACCACGGCCTGACGGCCGAGCGGCTGTCGGCCCTGCTTGCCCCGGTCGGGGCGCAGTTCGGCAGCATGGTCACGATCGACGAATCGGGCCTGACCATCCCCGAACGGGGGCGGCCGCTGACCCGGATGATCGCCCGCGCCCTTGACGCCTATGCCGTCCGGGCGAGCGGACACAGCCCCGCCATCTGAGGGCGCCCGCGCCCCGTGGGGGCGGGCCGGCGCCCCTCAGGGCGAGCGGACGATGGGGCCGGCCGCGGCCCCTGCCCGCCTATCGGCCCAGCTTGGCATGCACCTCGTCCAGATCCACCTCGCCCTTGGGCATCTTGTTGTCGGGGTTATGGAAGTCATAGCGGAACAGCTGGAAATCCTTCTTGTAGATTTCCCAGACGAGATGCCGCGACAGGTCGTCGAAATACTCGCTGACCTTGTGCAGGCGCTTTGGCCCATGGCCTTCCGATTCGTTGAACCGCGGGACTGACTTGAGATCGACCTTCACGGGGGTGTCGGCGGCGTCCAGCACCTTCTGCATCCCCTCGTCGAACTTTTCGGTGAAGAAGATCTGGTCATAGCGCCCGCCATTCACGATGAAGGTGGCGATGTGGCCCGACATGGCCGACCAGTGGATGTCCGGCTCCATCGGGCGGCGCCAGCGGATGGTGTCGCGCGCGAACAGAAGAAAGCGGCGGAAGCTGGTGATCTGGTCGAAGTCGAAATTGTTCTCGGGGCTGCCGACCTCGACCCCGTAACGCTGGGCGATCTGGGGAATCATGTTGCCGCGATAGCGCTTGCCGTTGCGCTGGATGCCGGCGATCTTGTCAAAGAAGGACGACAGGATGCGCGCATAGGGGTTGCGCACGCAGGTGAAGCTGACCGGCTTGCGCGCCTTGACCGCGCGTTCGATCGCGGCCTGGCTCTCGTCCTGGTTCCACTTGTGCATGCCGCTGGTGGAATCATGGATGTCCCCGTCGAAATAGCGCCCGTGATCGGAATGGAACATGATCTGCCCGATGGTCGAGCAGGCGCATTTGGGAACGACGCGATAGGCGAGGCTTTCGCTTTCGGTCATCCAGGTACCGGGAAAGGCCATGATCTAAGTCCTGTGCAAGGATGCTGGCGGCTTGCCCATGCCCTTAAAATCGTTAAGGACAGAGCGCAACTCGCCCGGCGCCCTTTCCTTCGTCCCGGGGCCGATCGTGAAGGCTCGCGCCGGTTTTCGTCTAGATGGGATCATGGCCCGGATCGCATTCATCCTGCTGTGCCACAAGGATCCCAAGGGCATCATCGCCCAGGCCCGCCGGCTGACCGGATCGGGCGACTATGTCTCGATCCATTTCGACGCGCGGGCCAAGGCCGCCGATTTCGACGCCATCCGCACCGCCCTGGCCGATAACCCCGGCGTGACCTTTGCGGCGCGGCGGATCAAATGCGGCTGGGGCGAATGGTCGCTGGTGGCCGCCACGCTCGAGGCAGTGCGCGCCGCGGTCGCGGCCTTCCCGGCCGCCACGCATTTCTACATGCTGTCGGGCGACTGCATGCCGATCAAGTCGGCCCGCTATGCCCATGACTTCCTGGATGCCGAGGATCTGGACTATATCGAGAGCTTCGATTTCTTCGAGAGCGACTGGATCAAGACCGGCTTCAAGGAAGAGCGGCTGATCTATCGCTTCTGGTTCAACGAACGAACCCAGAAAAGCCTGTTCTATGGCAGCTACGAGATCCAGAAGCGGCTTGGGCTGACCCGCAAGATCCCGGCCGACATCCAGGTGATGATCGGGTCGCAATGGTGGTGCCTGCGCCGTCAGACGGTGGAAAACGTGCTGGCCTTCTGCGATTCGCGCCGCGATGTCATGCGGTTCTTTGCTACCTCGTGGATCCCCGACGAGACGTTCTTTCAGACGATCGTGCCCCATGTGGTGCCGCGCCGGGAAATCCGCACCCGGACGCTGACCTTCCTGATGTTCACCGATTACGGGATGCCGGTGACATTCCACAACGATCACTATGACCTGCTGCTGGGCCAGGACTATCTGTTCGCCCGCAAGATCAGCGCCGAGGCGATCACCTTGCGCGAGCGCCTGGGCGCCCTGTGGAAGGCCGACGAGGCCGAGTTCCCCATCTCGAACGAGGCCGCGGGGCTTTACCGCTTTCTCACCCAGCGCGGCCGCATCGGCCGCCGCTTCGGCCAGCGCTTCTGGGAAGCCGAGGGCAGCCTGGGGCGCGATCGCACCTTGCTGATGATCGTCTGCAAGAAATGGCATGTCGCCAAGCGCCTGACCGCGGCGATCCGCTGGCACACCGACATTCCGGCCGTGAACTATCTGTTCAACGAGATCGAGGCCGAACTGCCCGACATGGGCGGGATCGAGACCACTGTCGAAAAACGCGAACGGCATCGCCGCGCGCTGGTGCGCATGCTGTTCGACCAGTTCGAATCGCGCCGGGTGGCCATTTGCCTTGATCCATCGGCGCTGGGGCTGGTGCAGGATTTCATCGAGGACAAGGCCGTCACCCGCGTGCTGCTGATCGAATCCGATTTTGACGACGATTATGTGCGCGGCCATATCGCGCGGGTGGGCCTGGCGGGGCAGCACAGCGTCCCCGAACGGGTGAACCGGCTGATCCCCGCCGTCCGCAGCGACCTGGAACATGAGATCGAGCGCATCCGCGATCTTGGCGTGGGCGAGTTCCAGACCATCTCGCACAGGAACGGCACGGAACGGAACGCGGATGCCCTGCAACGCTTTCTCGATGTGCCGCCCGACCTGGCGATGACCCTTGCCCAGACCGACTATCTGTTCGACGACTGAATCGGAGCGCCTGATGACCTATGACAGCAACAACGTCTTTGCCCGCATCCTGCGCGGCGAAATCCCCGCCACTATAGTGGCGCAGAACGAACACGCGCTTGCCTTCCGCGACATCAACCCGCAGGCCCCCGTGCATGTGCTGGTGATCCCGCGCGGCGCCTATGTCAGCTATGACGATTTCGCGGCGAATGCGGCGGATGCGGAAATCATCGGCTTCAACCGCCTGGCGGCCGAGGTCGCCCGGTCCGAAGGGCTGAGCCTTGCCCATGGCGGCAGCGGCTTCCGCGCCATCGCCAATGCCGGCCCCCATGGCATGCAGGAGGTGCCGCATTTCCATCTGCACCTGCTGGCCGGGCGGCCGATGGGGCGCATGGTGTCCCTGGACTGATGACCGAACGCCGATGCTGAACGCCTATGTCCCGCGGGCCGGCGGCCTTGCCCTGCTCCCGCCGGGCGAGGATCTGGAGCATGCGCGCTGGATCGATCTCTATCGGCCGCTCGACAGCCAGGCGCGGCTGATGCGCGGCTTCGGCGTGGACGTGCCCACGCTTGAGGACATGGAGGAGATCGAGATCTCCAACCGCCTCTACCGCGAGGGGGACACCGCCTACATGACCGCCGTCCTGCCGGGCGAGCTGCCGGACGGCAAGCCGGTGGCCATGCCGGTCGCCTTCATCCTCACGGCCGAACGCCTGGTGACCGTGCGCCATCACGCGCCGCGCCCCTTCACGACCTATCCGGCGCGGGCCGAGCGGTCAGCCGCGGGGGTGGCCAGCGCGGACCACATCTTCCTGGGCCTCATCGACGAGATCGTCGCCCGGCTGGCCGATATCCTGGAAGGCGTGGGCAAGGTGCTGGATCATACCGGCACCATGGTTCTTGAAAAGGGCGACGCCAATGCCGGGACCGAGCTGCGCGAGACGCTCATCAAGATCGGGCGGCAGGCCGAGGTGATGGCCCGCGTGCGTGTGGCCCTGCTGACCATCGAACGGGTGCTGGGCTTTTACACCACCGATGCGCAGGACCATGCCGATTCCAGCCGGCTGCGGGCGCTGACCAAGTCGGTCAACCGTGATGTCCAGGCGCTCGAGGTGCATGCAGATTTCCTCGGCTCGCGCCTGTCGATGAATGTCGATGCGACGCTGGGCCTGATCAACCTGCAACAGAACAACACGGTGCGGGTGCTCTCGGTGGTTGCCGCGCTGTTCCTGCCGCCGACGATGATCGCCTCGATCTACGGGATGAACTTCGACCGGATGCCCGAGCTGCACTGGGCTTGGGGATACCCGGCGGCGCTATGCGCGATGGTCTGTTCGGCGCTGCTGATCTATCTGCTGGCGCGCTGGAAACGCTGGCTTTAGCCGCGGGTCAGCGACAGGAACACGTCCTGAAGGTCGGGCTGTTCGCTGGCGATGTCCAGCATCGGCACCCCGCCCGCGCGCAGGCTGTCGATGATGCGGTCTGCCGTCACCCGCGCGGGCGCATAGCTGAAGGCAAGCCGCCCCTCGGGCCGCCGTTCTGCCGCGACGCCCTGCGGGATGGGCGGGATGCTGCCCGCCCAGGACGGCCCCGGATCCACCACCAGCGTCTTGGACCCCGCACGCGCCAGCAGGCTGATCGTGCGTTCCTGTACCACCTTTTCGCCGTGGTTGATGATGGCGATCTCGTCGCACATCTCCTCGGCCTCCTGCAGATAATGGGTGGTCAGGATCACGGTCATGCCCTGGGCGTTCAACTGCCGCACATTGTCCCACAGCATCTCGCGCAGGGCGATGTCCACGCCCGCCGTCGGCTCGTCCAGCACGAGGATGCGGGGGCGGTGGACCAGCGCCTTGGCCAGCAGCAGCCGCCGCTTCATCCCGCCCGAAAGCTGGCGCGAATAGCTTTCGGCCTGCGCCGTCAGCCCGACCAGCGCCAGGATCTCGTCCGTCCAGCGGTCGGACCTGGGCACGCCATACAGCCCCGCCTGCACCTCGAGGCTGGCGCGCGGGGTGAAGAAGGGGTCGATGTTCAGCTCCTGCGGCATGACCCCGATGGCGGCGCGCGACTGGCGCGGGTTCACGTCCTGGTCAAAGCCCCAGATCTCAACCTGCCCGGCCGTCTTGTTGACCAGCCCGGCCAGGATGTTGATCAGCGTGGATTTCCCCGCCCCGTTGGGGCCGAGCAGGCCGAAGATCGAGCCGCGCGGGATGGTCAGGTCCAGCCCCCGCAGCGCCTGCTTGGCAGGCGCCTTGCCCGAGGCGGCATAGGTCTTGCGCAGGCCTGTCAGGCGGATTGCGGCTTGGGTCGGGGCTGGTGTCATCTGATGTCCGGGCGGGCCTGGGCGGCCATGCCGGCTTGCGGCAGGCGGCAGTCTGGATAGAATGGCACCCTTAAACCGGCCTTCGCCCGCCAGCACAAGAGATCCTCATGCGCGTGCCCCCGACCGAAACCCCCCTTTCCACCAATCAGGACGGCGTCTCGGCCGAATACCCCGCCCCCGCGACGGAGGTGGTCACGTCATGGAAGGTCGCCTGTAGCGGGGATGAGGCGCTCGGGCTGGGCCATCCGCGGGTCTGGCTGTCGATCTCGCCCGAGATGGGGTGGGTCGATTGCGGCTATTGCGACAAGCGCTTCGTCATTGACCGCGAGCATGCGCATGGCGATCACTGACGCCCAGGGCTAGGGGCGCGCGCGCCTCGCCTTGGCGAACACCAGCGCCAGCACCGGCAGATACATCGCGATGCCAAAGGCACCCGCCGCCAGCGGCGCCGCAGGCATGCCGGCGGCGAAGCCGGCCAGCATCGGGATCGCGACATTCCGCATCGGCAGAACAACCGCCCCGCTCGCTCCTGCGGCAGTGCCGCCGATCGCCTGCCCCGCTGCGTGGCCAAGCACGGACAAGGCCCCCGCCATGACCAGCGCCGCCCCGGCGAGCGGCCATGGCCCTGCCCCGGCAGTGCCCAGGACCAGCGCGGCCACGATCATCGCGCCGAGGGCCAGACCGGCGGCAAGGCTCACGGCGCGGATGATCCCGTGCGGCAGCCGATGGCGCAGGCCCATCCCCAGCCAGGTCGGCAGGGTTGCGGCAAGGACAAGCCACCACAGCGCCCCGCCCCCTGCGGCGAAAGTGATCAGGACGCTCGCGCCCAGCCCCGCAAAGCTGCCGACCGCCCCGGCAAAGCTGCCTGCCGCCACGGTTCCCTGCGCCAGCGTCGCATCCCCGCCCGCCAGTGCCGCCATCGGGATGGCGCCGGCTGCGCCCGGCGCGGCGCCCACCAGCACCAGCGCAGCCGTTTCGGCCGCTGTCAGCCCCATCACCCAGCTGACCAGCCAGCCCAGCAGCATCCCCCCGCCAAGCTGGAGCAGCGCCAGGATCAGCG encodes the following:
- the ccoP gene encoding cytochrome-c oxidase, cbb3-type subunit III, with product MVTEARSTGHNWDGIEEYDNPLPRWWLWTFYATIVWALGYVLAYPAIPLIRDSTQGFLGWTPRDQVAADIRRFDEANGPIREKLVSVGLDSIKDDPQLASYTENAGRAIFNTWCVQCHQAGGAGASGYPTLVDDDWLWGGTIEDIHTTLLHGIRSPDDPETRFSEMPKFGADGLLDEGQIDQVVNYVMLLGKLPHDAAKAQAGQAIFAENCTACHGENGTGDRAQGAPNLTDAVWLYTRDGAPDPATIRRIVHDGPYGVMPAWSGRLSEADIRSVAAYVHGLGGGE
- a CDS encoding cbb3-type cytochrome c oxidase subunit 3, which translates into the protein MDRYSLLRHLADSWVLLLLTLIFVGVVLFAFRPGSRRFQQDAAESIFRNETRPAPAPPAAPDTKEVE
- the ccoO gene encoding cytochrome-c oxidase, cbb3-type subunit II; this encodes MAILEHHKILEKNATLLLVFSFLVVTIGGIIEIAPLFYLQNTIEKVEGVRPYTPLELTGRDIYVREGCYVCHSQMIRPMRDEVERYGHYSLAAESMYDHPFQWGSKRTGPDLARVGGRYSDEWHIDHLTRPQAVVPESIMPAYGFLRQRLIEPTHIDQRLRAERGVGTPYTDEDLAQARADWLAQADPDADASGLQERYPGAQQRNFDRQAGVSEMDALIAYLQVLGTMVDFSTFQPDQHR
- the ccoN gene encoding cytochrome-c oxidase, cbb3-type subunit I is translated as MLDVITLIVLGVIAVLSAIAANYAHDLAYMVNALTVMLAAGLTFMWQLRRMDDPERAALRAGEAGEYQDGVIRAGVIATCFWGVVGFLVGVVIAAQLAWPMLNFSDAMQGFTNFGKLRPLHTSAVIFAFGGNALICTSFYVVQRSCATRLWGGNLSWFVFWGYNLFIVLAASGYILGATNSKEYAEPEWYVDIWLTIVWVAYLLVYLGTVMKRREPHIYVANWFYLSFIVTIAMLHILNNLALPVSIFGSKSVQLFSGVQDAMVQWWYGHNAVGFFLTSGFLGMMYYFIPKQAERPVYSYKLSIIHFWALIFMYIWAGPHHLHYTALPQWASTLGMVFSIMLWMPSWGGMINGLMTLSGAWDKLRTDPVIRMMVVAVGFYGMATFEGPMMSIKTVNSLSHYTDWTIGHVHSGALGWNGMITFGALYYLTPRLWGRERLYSLGLVSWHFWLATIGLVLYASSMWVSGIMEGLMWREVDAQGFLVNAFADTVAAKYPMLVVRTLGGVFYLLGGMVMCYNLWATVARQPRVAQTRIAVPAE
- a CDS encoding universal stress protein → MAYKTILTILTQAGQTAQLDAAAALARSEDAHLEAFCIGVDHTQTGYYYAGASAYVFQDAIDRALEAAEALQGETRARLEQQGARWSVEGAVAQIGGLAALVAREARFADLVVLGQPHGDKAAASADTVLEAALFDGNAPVLVLPHPAGAAGGGDAAPDWTPRRRVMIAWNQSDEALAAVRRAMPILKAAEQVEVVVVDPSPRSVEGSSPGAALCRMLTRHGVRAEVVVLARTLPAISEVLNQRAADTGADLIVMGAYSHSRLREAIMGGATRHMLERAAVPLFMAR
- the fnrL gene encoding transcriptional regulator FnrL gives rise to the protein MTQVKISAAEAALIQQVPCGACLIRHRAVCAACEADDLHELELAKYYRRFEPGQMVAHAGERMDFVGSVVSGVAGLTQTLEDGRTQMVGMLLPSDFLGRPGRDSSPYDVTALSDLLLCCFRRRPFEELLRSRPRVSARLLEMTLDDLDAARDWLLLLGRKSARERIASFLAVLVRRAAMLGQATGAGPIVIDLPLTREAIADYLGLTLETVSRQISALRREGVIVLEGTRRVIVPDFRRLVTESGDDADGGLPG
- the hemN gene encoding oxygen-independent coproporphyrinogen III oxidase; amino-acid sequence: MEPESQLTRLGLFDARVPRYTSYPTAPHFTPSVGAADFAGWVGATAAGSTLSLYIHVPFCRRLCWFCACRTQGTQSDAPVRAYAEVLEQELALLKAALPEGMTLSRLHWGGGTPTLMPPDVMTRLAGAVFSAFPLAPDAEFSVEIDPGEIDEARLDALAAAGMTRASIGVQDFDPEIQAAIGREQGWDLTARAVRMIRARGIASLNADILYGLPHQTSHRIADSIHKLLALSPDRIALYGYAHVPWMAKRQVMIPEGALPGPQERLRLFETARRLLVADGYDEIGIDHFARPGDGLAAAQKAGRLRRNFQGYTDDQARTLIGLGASSISRFPQGYAQNAPATGAYVKAIREGRFATERGHAFCAEDIWRARMIEALMCDFRIDAAEFARDHGLTAERLSALLAPVGAQFGSMVTIDESGLTIPERGRPLTRMIARALDAYAVRASGHSPAI
- a CDS encoding sulfotransferase family protein, with amino-acid sequence MAFPGTWMTESESLAYRVVPKCACSTIGQIMFHSDHGRYFDGDIHDSTSGMHKWNQDESQAAIERAVKARKPVSFTCVRNPYARILSSFFDKIAGIQRNGKRYRGNMIPQIAQRYGVEVGSPENNFDFDQITSFRRFLLFARDTIRWRRPMEPDIHWSAMSGHIATFIVNGGRYDQIFFTEKFDEGMQKVLDAADTPVKVDLKSVPRFNESEGHGPKRLHKVSEYFDDLSRHLVWEIYKKDFQLFRYDFHNPDNKMPKGEVDLDEVHAKLGR